A window of Theropithecus gelada isolate Dixy chromosome 8, Tgel_1.0, whole genome shotgun sequence genomic DNA:
AAAGTCTGACAATGTTGCCAGATGTTAAATGTATGGATGAAGTTATCAGGGAAAAGATCAACACCTAGCAACAGGTCTGCTATGCTTCTGAGCATGAAGCCTGTGTTCTGTGTAGACAATGCAGTAGAACCAGCACCTTCCACAACTGGCTGGGGAGACTTCAGGTCTCTCTGAAAGGCAGCCACTTTCTCTTCCACAAtaatcttggggaaaaaaaggtaatATTACAAGATATTACCCAACTCCCCCATCATGACATTCTCTTGTTACGTAGAAACCCTGAATTTATGAACTACCAGTCTGATAGTAGAGTGTAATACCAGACTGCACTAGGTTGAAGCTTCTAACAAGGGTAGAAGACAATCTTGCACAGGTTATGAGCACTCAGTTCCAAAAGGCTGTTTTGGTTTTTCTGGCTATGGATCTATTTCTACAGAGTGGAGAAACAATAATGATAGCCTAGTTTAAATACAAAACAgtaacaaacaaccaaaaaaaaagattgagagcTGAAAAGGCCATCAAACTGTTACTCATCTACAGAAGCAAAGAAGCCAGAGGTAGTATATTAcacaacagtaaaaacaaaataagatccAGGTGAGTTAACTGGATGGTTCGGGAACTAATGTCTGTTAATGAACATCAGCAAAAGTGTTTTTCTTATATAACATCTGCTGTGATATACGGTAGGAAACATAAACTATGGTTGTGCTGAGAAGGATAGTAAGAGAAAGGATAGTAAGCATAGAGAAAACTACTGAATTAGAGCACACCCTTAGTCATACACTTCTCAACAACCAGATGAATTAAGATAACATATGGATACACTTAAGGGAAAATACCTTTTAGCTCAGTGAGTAATTCTCTCCAggttgtctgtctgtctatctatctatctatctatctctctatctatctatctatctatccctTATCGATCTATGAGGTATTGAGCAACATAGGAAAGATATTTCTTACATAGTCCTGAAATGAGGAAATTAGATAAAATCTAAAGGATTGATAGGCTTTCTATGAAAGGAGATGAAGATATGAACACGCACCATTTGATAGGGATGATGTACACACAGATGGGAAGATGGAGGGACAGATACTTCCTTTGAAGCTGTTTCTTAGTGGCGGCATTGTTGGTGTTTGGTGAAAGACAATTCCTTAGGTGAAAAATGTAGCAGTGCTGTGCTATTTGCTAAATACCAAAGACACCTTCCCTAGGCATGGAGGCAAGAACAAATGGTCCCACACATTTCAAAATGTACTGCTCTAGGGGAGGACAATCCCTTTAAAGGATTTTAGAAGTTGGCTATTTCCTCCAAGGTGTATATAATCTACAATCTTAGCCCCCTTCCCATAAAAAGGCACTATTTCTGTCTACGTGTCTGATCCTTTCATATAgacaatgttttctttcctctcccaaaGCCATTCTTCTGGGggtttattgttttatgtatattttcaataGTGAATTAATGATGTTCTTAAATCTCTTTCTGTGCAGGAAAGACTGGCGTTATTCCAGGACAAAAACAGTGTATTGTTTTGAAAGGGGTGTGCAGAGACAAAGGCTGCAGCACACTAGATGATACCATTGGTACatgtaatgaagaaaaaaaatgttgtagaAGGTGGTGGATACTTGAGCCCTATCCAACTCCAGTTCCCAAAGGAAAATCTCCTTAAGTGGGAGCAAACGTTAAGCCCTTTGAACTCCAGAATGGATAATTTTGCAGACTCCTGTTTAACCGAATTTCTTATTCTTCCTTGACTGGAAATAAATGTTGTCCTAATCGCACGTGTACTGACTGCCTTCTGGAGCATTTCTTCTTGAGACACATGCAAGCCTCTTAAGAACGATGAGAATAAACTAAATAACAGAAGAATCTCATACCCTACAGGTATTTATAAAAAATGCaagtttctaagaaaaataaagataaaaatgttaaatatgtaaaacaataaaattatgaaGTAGCAGTACACAGTGTTTGATTATTTGAAGTGCAATGTCAACCTTCTTCCTCATCCACTTCTGAACAAATATCATTTTCATTACTAATAGAGACCTACTTAGATAATATGGGTTAAAGCCTGCTAATCATGTGACCTTGCTAACATTGTACCTGAGAATTAGGTACATGACCATTCCAGTCATTCCAGCACTTGAAGCAGGTCTCGCCTCTCCTGCCCCCTGCCCTTAGAGAAGTAGAAGAGAAGACCTGCTTTCTACAAGTAGGCTCACTAGGAGGAGCTGTAGAGCTGAAGAGTTGCTAACTCAGCATGCCGGGTTAGCTCTTTCTAAACTCTCCAACAGATAACTCCATTTTCTGGGACCAAGACAATCAAAGGGCAGGAAGGATACCAGGGGTATGACGTGGCATGAGTGCCACaaagatggaaaacaaagaaTGAGGCCAAATTACCCCACAAACAAAATTCAagagtttgtgttttttttttaaccgcaAAGCTTATGGTCAATGAATCAGGGGAGGGTGGGTTATCTCCCTTTGTAGAGAAGATGTCAGGAGTCTATTAAAATAACTCTAATCGCATCTTCATGGATCTGTTTCTTCAATACTAGTCATTGCTTTTTCTATATCTTCTCAGAATCACTCACGAACAGCATATTACTCTGAGATCAGATTCTAAGCTAATTTCAGAATAATACGCTAATACAATTTTTACCATATACATTTTACACATAGCTGAAAAGTCACATCTTCTCTTCTCTGTCATCTTATGTGCCACTCCATTATCCAGTGTAGCACATTAGAGATTCTTTGATAATTAAATGACATTAGGAGACTTTAAAAGTCATAAATACCCTCCTatattaaaatgctaaaaaagaaaaatttcccatATTTGAATATAAACAAGTCTCCTTATAAAATTTCTAGGCATAAATTGAAGTTCAAAGATTGAATATCTTCAATCTCTATGTTGAAGCCCAAAGACATTAGAATCCAAATGAATTACTTCCTGAAATGAAATTATCTTCCCCTCGTTAAGTCCAAAGTTTTCTATTAAATGTAAGCAAAAAAAATCATCACTCATTTCTTATTCTCCATCTTAGTGAATTAGTGAAAGTTTCTTCAGAGACTTGACACTGAATAAATATAACATCTCAACTCACTAAAGCAAAAAgaactttttctgcttttttttttttttgagatggagtctcgctctgttacccaggctggagtgagtggcgcgatctcggctcactgcaagctccgcctcccgggttcccgccattctcctgcctcagccacccgggtagctggggctacaggcgccaccaccgcgcccggctagttttttgtatttttagtagagacgggatttcaccgtgttagccaggatggtcttgatctcctgacctcgtgatccacccgtctcggcctcccaaagtgctgggattacaggcgtgagccaccgcgcccggccagaacgtTTTTTATCTctgagcaagaagaaaaaaaaaggtaagggaAATGAAAAAGATAAGGAACAAAAAGAATCAGTCCAGAAAaatctaatttctcttttttttttaagtgagagaaagtttattaagaaaataaaggaataaaagaatggctactccacaggcagGGGAGCCTCTAATTTCTAATTctgattgtttttcttaattttctttctaatgaCACTCTCGATTTTACCATACAATATTGGCCATTTAATAAAGAAGTTCAGGGACAGACAGTAAAATATAAAGTAGAGCAATATTTCTGATCTCCAGCACCATCAACATTTTGACAAGAACAATTTTTTGCTGTGGGGAGCTTTCCCGTATATTGTGGGATGTTTACCAGCCTTTCTTGCCTCTAAAACATTTCTCCCACCTgtgaccaaaacaaacaaacaaacaaaaaacctctacACACTACTAAAAATCCTCTGAGGGCAACATTGTCCCTAGCTGAAAACCGCTATAGTAAAGAAATCATCAGTTAAAGGTAAAAGTAAATAGGAGTTAGAAAATTCACTCAAATAGAGACCTTTGCCTGTAAACTTTCAAAAAGTAAGACAGCatcacatataaaataatagatcAGAAATGTCTTCTGACAATCCAAAGATGAATTATGTCTCTTTATTTGAAAGATATAGATCTAAAGATAACCCTTTTGGTTTTTTACTGCTGTGCTAGTTGTTAGAAATACCTGACCATATCTTAACCATTGAGATTTTAGGGCAATATTGCTCTGATACCTCATCCAGAGGTGCAAAATCCACATTTTAGGGACATTTAAAAGATTTCTGGGAAAAGGCTGTCTGTGCCTTTTGATAATGAGACTGGGTGAATTACGTGCAATCTCTTGGAGTACTTGACTATATCTTCTGCAGAAGACCATATTTACTGTATGCAATTATATGATTCTGTGCATGGAACATATTATATTGATACTAATTTATGAGGGTATAGTTGATAAACCCCAAAGGagttaattttattgttatataaagGCAAAGGc
This region includes:
- the DEFB130B gene encoding beta-defensin 130B, coding for MKLHSLISVLLLFVTLIPKGKTGVIPGQKQCIVLKGVCRDKGCSTLDDTIGTCNEEKKCCRRWWILEPYPTPVPKGKSP